From the Arthrobacter sp. PM3 genome, one window contains:
- a CDS encoding FAD-dependent oxidoreductase has translation MASLQETESHRPNLDCDVLVVGSGAGGLSAAVTAAYHGLKVIVVEKAAVCGGATSWSGGWAWTPGNPLAKADGVNEGRELFRTYLRHRLGTHYRDDRVEAFLEAVPHMVGFFQAKTSLQFVPGTNIKDIYGSTPGAGTGHRSVGPKPFNGRRIRPELRAKMRHQLYETSFLGMGIMAGPDLTRFLSASRGNIRGIIHAGWRVGLHLLDLATHRRNMQLVNGAALTGRLMKSADDLGVEIRVSTPAKRLLTDAAGRVTGAVVTSPEGELQINAARGVVLAAGGFPNDAGRRAALFPQTPTGREHWTLAPKETTGDGITMAQAVGARFDTDVASPAAWCPVSLVPYRSGRTGTFPHIMDRAKPGSIGVRADGRRFVNEANGYYDYVEGMLNATPDGEPVEAWQIADAEFVRKFPLGMAKPLPVPLFPYLRSGYLKKGNTLEELAVACGIDPDTLAATVAEFNRNARNGEDPDFGRGASAFNRYGGDPKNTPNPSLRPLGKGPFYAVRIVPGSFGTFAGLAADPRGRVLDEAGKPIAGLYAAGNDQASVMGGHYPAGGINLGPALTFGYLAGRDLANATHYEDDGSLAPGAGTGETPAPLPASAQTASALAASAQTGAA, from the coding sequence ATGGCTTCACTGCAGGAAACCGAATCTCACCGCCCGAACCTGGACTGCGACGTCCTGGTGGTCGGGTCCGGGGCCGGCGGCCTGTCCGCCGCGGTCACGGCCGCCTATCACGGGCTGAAAGTCATCGTCGTCGAGAAAGCCGCAGTCTGCGGCGGCGCCACGTCCTGGTCCGGCGGCTGGGCCTGGACGCCGGGGAACCCGTTGGCCAAGGCCGACGGCGTCAACGAGGGCCGTGAGCTCTTCCGCACCTACCTGCGCCACCGCCTCGGCACGCACTACCGTGACGACAGGGTCGAGGCGTTCCTGGAGGCCGTCCCGCACATGGTCGGCTTCTTCCAGGCCAAGACCAGCCTGCAGTTCGTTCCCGGAACCAACATCAAGGACATCTACGGCAGCACCCCCGGTGCCGGCACCGGGCACCGCTCGGTGGGACCCAAACCCTTCAACGGCCGGCGGATCAGGCCCGAACTGCGTGCCAAGATGCGCCACCAGCTCTACGAGACCTCATTCCTGGGCATGGGCATCATGGCCGGGCCGGACCTCACCAGATTCCTCTCCGCCTCGCGGGGCAATATCCGGGGGATCATCCACGCCGGCTGGCGCGTGGGGCTGCACCTGCTGGACCTGGCGACCCACCGGCGCAACATGCAGCTGGTCAACGGCGCCGCCCTCACCGGCCGGCTCATGAAATCCGCCGACGACCTCGGCGTGGAGATCCGCGTCTCCACGCCTGCCAAGCGCCTGCTGACCGACGCCGCCGGCAGGGTGACCGGCGCCGTCGTGACCTCACCGGAGGGTGAGCTCCAGATCAACGCCGCGCGCGGCGTCGTACTGGCCGCCGGCGGCTTCCCAAACGACGCCGGCCGCCGCGCCGCGCTGTTCCCCCAAACTCCCACCGGCCGCGAGCACTGGACGCTGGCGCCGAAGGAGACCACCGGCGACGGCATCACGATGGCCCAGGCCGTGGGCGCCCGGTTCGACACCGACGTCGCGTCCCCGGCCGCGTGGTGCCCGGTCTCGCTGGTGCCGTACCGCAGCGGACGCACCGGGACGTTCCCGCACATCATGGACCGCGCCAAACCCGGCAGCATCGGGGTGCGCGCGGACGGGCGGCGGTTCGTCAACGAGGCCAACGGCTACTACGACTACGTCGAGGGCATGCTCAATGCCACCCCGGACGGCGAACCCGTCGAGGCATGGCAGATCGCCGACGCCGAATTCGTCCGCAAGTTCCCGCTGGGCATGGCCAAACCGCTGCCCGTGCCGCTGTTTCCCTACCTGCGCTCCGGCTACCTGAAGAAGGGCAACACCCTCGAGGAACTGGCCGTGGCCTGCGGCATTGACCCGGACACGCTCGCCGCAACGGTCGCCGAATTCAACCGGAATGCGCGCAACGGCGAAGACCCCGACTTCGGCCGCGGCGCCAGCGCCTTCAACCGCTACGGCGGGGACCCGAAGAACACGCCCAACCCGTCGCTGCGCCCGCTCGGGAAAGGGCCGTTCTACGCGGTCAGGATCGTGCCGGGATCATTTGGCACGTTCGCCGGCCTCGCCGCGGATCCGCGGGGCCGGGTCCTCGATGAAGCCGGGAAGCCCATCGCCGGGCTCTACGCCGCAGGAAACGACCAGGCCTCCGTCATGGGCGGGCACTACCCGGCCGGCGGCATCAACCTCGGGCCGGCCCTGACCTTCGGCTACCTTGCCGGGCGCGACCTCGCCAACGCCACGCACTACGAGGACGACGGCAGCCTGGCCCCCGGCGCGGGGACCGGGGAGACCCCGGCCCCGCTGCCCGCCTCGGCACAGACCGCCTCCGCACTGGCAGCCTCAGCGCAAACCGGCGCAGCCTGA
- a CDS encoding sugar phosphate isomerase/epimerase has protein sequence MTGTVRPAVGLAQLSLLNTTPPQLLGIAAEAGFDFIGARVRPVTAAERPYDLQPGAPMLRETLARMRDTGVSVRDIEFLLLDGTDQQEAWLRMMEAGQALGAGSLTVAAADPDSARLVHTLARMTEDGRGFGIMPTLEAISYQPIASIAQAADIARQAGCRIVVDTLHFNRFRGPDSSGTDPGQWDELRDNAGLVPLLQLCDGPARRPSSREDLVTESRSEREVPGEGDFDLAAVVTILPEGLPVSAETPSDRRVAELGELGWARRLKSGVDAVLVAADALRDAENLQEAGPR, from the coding sequence ATGACCGGCACCGTCCGACCCGCAGTGGGGCTCGCCCAGCTGTCCCTCCTGAACACCACTCCGCCGCAACTGCTCGGCATCGCGGCGGAAGCAGGCTTTGATTTCATTGGCGCGCGCGTCCGTCCCGTCACTGCCGCGGAACGGCCGTACGATCTCCAGCCGGGCGCGCCGATGCTGCGGGAAACCCTCGCCCGGATGCGGGACACCGGGGTGAGCGTCCGCGACATCGAATTCCTCCTGCTGGACGGCACCGACCAGCAGGAGGCCTGGCTGCGGATGATGGAAGCCGGCCAGGCCCTGGGCGCCGGATCCCTGACGGTTGCGGCCGCCGACCCGGACAGCGCCCGGCTGGTCCACACCCTCGCCCGGATGACCGAGGACGGACGCGGCTTCGGGATCATGCCCACCCTTGAGGCGATCTCCTACCAGCCCATAGCCTCGATCGCCCAGGCCGCAGACATCGCCCGGCAGGCCGGCTGCAGGATCGTGGTGGACACCCTGCACTTCAACCGCTTCCGGGGCCCGGACAGCAGCGGGACGGACCCAGGGCAGTGGGACGAGCTGCGGGACAACGCCGGCCTGGTGCCGCTCCTGCAGCTGTGTGACGGCCCGGCCCGGCGGCCGTCCAGCCGCGAGGACCTCGTCACCGAATCACGCTCGGAGCGCGAGGTCCCCGGCGAGGGCGACTTCGACCTCGCCGCCGTCGTCACCATTCTCCCCGAGGGACTCCCGGTGAGCGCGGAAACGCCGTCGGACCGGCGGGTGGCTGAACTCGGCGAACTCGGCTGGGCCCGCCGGCTCAAATCCGGAGTCGACGCGGTGCTGGTCGCCGCCGACGCACTCCGGGACGCGGAAAACCTCCAGGAAGCCGGCCCCCGATGA
- a CDS encoding aldo/keto reductase, translating to MTSEDTTTAEFTPGVRIPLIGLGTWPLTGEDAAAAVAQAIRNGYRHIDTAENYANEAAVGEGIRRSGIDRGLLFLTTKFNTEWHGRDKVRAAFGHAVKRLGTDYLDLFLVHWPNPAQGRFVEACEGLQRLVDEGSIRAWGVSNFKPAHLELLAGAGLQVPLNQVQIDPEHGQPGQLAYHRDHGILTAAYSPLGRNGAFLGHPAITGPARDLGKTPAQVVLRWHVQHGRVAIPKSANPERQRENLDVYSFSLSAKQVAAVDALDTGAPPRLDSDTFFH from the coding sequence ATGACCAGTGAAGACACCACGACGGCGGAATTCACCCCCGGCGTCCGGATCCCGCTCATCGGGCTGGGAACCTGGCCCCTGACCGGCGAGGATGCCGCAGCGGCGGTGGCCCAGGCGATCCGCAACGGCTACCGGCACATCGACACGGCCGAGAACTACGCCAACGAGGCCGCCGTGGGGGAGGGGATCCGGCGCAGCGGCATCGACCGCGGCCTGCTGTTCCTCACCACCAAGTTCAATACCGAATGGCACGGCCGGGACAAAGTGCGTGCGGCCTTCGGTCACGCCGTGAAGCGGCTCGGCACCGACTACCTGGACCTCTTCCTGGTGCACTGGCCCAACCCCGCCCAAGGGCGGTTCGTCGAAGCCTGCGAGGGGCTGCAGCGGCTGGTGGATGAGGGCTCCATCCGGGCCTGGGGCGTGTCCAACTTCAAACCGGCCCACCTGGAGCTCCTGGCGGGCGCCGGGCTTCAGGTCCCGCTCAACCAGGTGCAGATCGACCCGGAACACGGCCAGCCCGGCCAGCTTGCCTACCACCGGGACCACGGCATCCTGACCGCGGCCTACAGCCCGCTTGGCCGCAACGGCGCCTTCCTCGGCCACCCCGCCATCACCGGCCCGGCCCGGGACCTGGGCAAGACGCCCGCGCAGGTCGTCCTGCGCTGGCACGTCCAGCACGGCCGCGTGGCCATCCCCAAGTCCGCGAACCCTGAGCGCCAGCGCGAGAACCTGGACGTCTACAGCTTCTCCCTGTCGGCCAAGCAGGTCGCCGCGGTCGATGCGCTCGACACCGGGGCCCCGCCGCGCCTGGATTCTGACACCTTCTTCCACTGA
- a CDS encoding aspartate/glutamate racemase family protein: MTTSDRRLLHAHGKLLQEAFGFTVTSRCIPDQPSGVHDQASLEAAAPKVVQLAREMAGDADALIISCASDPGLAETRAAVDIPVIGAGSAAAAAALTFGGRIGVLGLGAHVPGPISATLGERMLLIDGAGRVETPDAFLMPAGIFDALAAAHMLVEAGADVIVQASTGLSSIGMAEVLRGRLGVPVVDAVTAAGSMLVSAVAVRELQRA, translated from the coding sequence ATGACGACCTCCGACCGCCGCCTCCTTCACGCCCACGGGAAGCTCCTGCAGGAAGCCTTCGGATTTACCGTGACCTCCCGTTGCATTCCGGACCAGCCATCCGGCGTACATGACCAGGCGTCCCTGGAAGCTGCGGCGCCCAAGGTAGTTCAGCTGGCCCGGGAAATGGCCGGCGACGCCGATGCCCTGATCATCAGTTGCGCGTCGGATCCCGGCCTGGCCGAAACCCGTGCCGCCGTCGACATTCCGGTCATCGGGGCGGGCTCCGCGGCGGCGGCTGCGGCACTGACGTTCGGCGGCCGGATCGGAGTCCTCGGACTCGGGGCCCACGTGCCGGGTCCGATTTCGGCCACGCTGGGCGAGCGCATGCTGCTCATCGACGGCGCAGGACGGGTCGAAACGCCTGATGCCTTCCTGATGCCTGCCGGGATTTTCGACGCCCTCGCCGCGGCCCACATGCTGGTCGAGGCCGGCGCCGACGTCATTGTCCAGGCCAGCACGGGCCTGAGCAGCATCGGCATGGCGGAGGTGCTTCGCGGCCGCCTCGGCGTCCCGGTCGTCGATGCCGTGACCGCGGCCGGGTCGATGCTGGTCTCCGCCGTGGCCGTCCGGGAGCTGCAGCGTGCCTGA
- a CDS encoding FAD-dependent oxidoreductase yields the protein MEHNTPRAAHTLSAPALAAQPLPLGRNGRTPKVLRNRLASAPMERNYGTTEGAITEQYIDYLVTRAKSGLGLVTTEATFVRADGKGRTHQLGLHTDAMIPGLRRLTDALHAEGALAAVELNHGGRTAQAAVSGFKNLAPSPVPCATAGGEVPRELTAAECHELVDAYAQAARRAAQAGVDVITIHGAHGYLIHQFMSPLSNHRTDEFAAPEHFMNLVIDAVRAAVPDTIVGLRVSVVEGPAGGISAEQQVDIIAKAHLEHLDFLDLSAGSYEAGEWIVQSGEWKPGILAGYATAYRRFGLPLGMAGRLNSPEIIEEVLREGTCDFVSLARAIHADPAFADGVLHGGRYRPCIACNVCIDNLGLGQVTCTVNPAVGRSRLPVPTPAVRERSRVVVVGAGPAGLTAARELAEAGADVTVVDDGARPGGQFALAERMKSTPDFHRFAEWSAAENARLGVDVRTGTRVDTGSLGDLVRDTAADAVVIATGGTRPAAGFPGDDDPNVVDVRAWLSVHPEILDGGAGPGAVTIWGADSVAMSVADTLADRGTAVLLVGPQKVIAPESGRRAKILAVPRLEANPRVRIRLGAAIEEYDGARVRISGPGLPPGGEWLDAPGPLLVSRSALPLDPSVPADVRDAQLSAAAGVPVTLAGTVVDQTPAIASNAVKSGYDAAQRIAARLAAATPDTTTMSLNGAAS from the coding sequence ATGGAACACAACACCCCCCGCGCGGCCCACACCCTGAGCGCCCCGGCCCTGGCCGCGCAGCCCCTGCCCCTGGGCCGCAACGGCCGCACCCCGAAGGTCCTCCGCAACCGGCTCGCCTCCGCCCCCATGGAACGCAACTACGGCACCACCGAAGGCGCCATCACGGAGCAATACATCGACTACCTCGTCACCCGGGCCAAGTCAGGACTCGGGCTGGTCACCACCGAAGCCACCTTCGTCCGTGCCGACGGCAAGGGCCGAACCCACCAGTTGGGCCTGCACACGGACGCCATGATTCCCGGCCTGCGCCGGCTCACCGACGCCCTGCACGCCGAAGGCGCGCTCGCCGCCGTCGAACTCAACCACGGCGGACGCACCGCGCAGGCCGCCGTGTCCGGGTTCAAGAACCTGGCGCCGTCGCCGGTGCCGTGCGCGACGGCGGGCGGCGAGGTGCCGCGGGAACTCACCGCCGCCGAGTGCCACGAGCTCGTGGATGCCTATGCCCAGGCTGCCCGCCGGGCCGCGCAGGCAGGCGTCGACGTCATCACCATCCACGGCGCCCACGGCTACCTGATCCACCAGTTCATGTCGCCCCTGTCCAACCACCGCACCGATGAGTTCGCCGCGCCCGAACACTTCATGAACCTCGTCATCGATGCCGTCCGGGCCGCGGTCCCGGACACGATCGTGGGCCTGCGCGTCTCCGTGGTGGAAGGCCCGGCCGGGGGCATCAGCGCCGAACAGCAGGTGGATATCATCGCCAAGGCCCACCTGGAGCACCTGGACTTCCTGGACCTGTCCGCCGGCAGCTACGAGGCCGGCGAATGGATCGTGCAGTCCGGCGAATGGAAGCCCGGCATCCTGGCCGGCTACGCCACGGCCTACCGCCGGTTCGGGCTGCCGCTGGGCATGGCCGGCCGGCTCAACTCCCCGGAGATCATCGAGGAGGTCCTCCGCGAGGGGACCTGCGATTTCGTCAGCCTTGCCCGTGCCATTCACGCCGACCCGGCCTTCGCCGACGGCGTCCTGCACGGTGGACGGTACCGGCCGTGCATTGCCTGCAACGTCTGCATCGACAACCTCGGCCTCGGCCAGGTGACGTGCACCGTCAACCCCGCCGTGGGCCGTTCCCGCCTCCCCGTCCCGACGCCCGCCGTCCGTGAGCGTTCCCGCGTCGTGGTGGTGGGGGCCGGTCCCGCCGGCCTCACCGCCGCCCGTGAACTCGCCGAGGCCGGCGCCGACGTGACCGTGGTCGACGACGGCGCCCGCCCGGGCGGGCAGTTCGCCCTCGCCGAGCGGATGAAGTCCACGCCGGACTTCCACCGGTTCGCCGAGTGGTCGGCTGCGGAGAACGCCCGGCTGGGTGTTGACGTCCGCACCGGCACGCGCGTGGACACCGGCTCCCTCGGAGACCTCGTCCGGGATACCGCGGCGGACGCCGTCGTGATCGCGACCGGCGGTACCCGGCCGGCCGCCGGCTTCCCCGGCGATGATGACCCGAACGTCGTCGACGTGCGCGCGTGGCTCTCGGTCCACCCGGAAATCCTCGACGGCGGCGCGGGCCCCGGGGCCGTGACCATCTGGGGCGCCGACTCCGTCGCCATGAGCGTGGCGGATACCCTGGCCGACCGCGGGACGGCCGTGCTGCTGGTCGGCCCCCAGAAGGTCATAGCGCCCGAATCGGGCCGCCGCGCCAAGATCCTGGCCGTCCCGCGGCTGGAAGCCAACCCCCGGGTGCGGATCCGGCTCGGTGCGGCCATCGAGGAGTACGACGGCGCCCGGGTGCGGATCAGCGGCCCGGGCCTTCCGCCCGGAGGCGAATGGTTGGACGCGCCCGGACCTCTCCTGGTCTCCCGGTCGGCGCTCCCGCTGGACCCCTCGGTCCCGGCGGACGTCCGGGACGCGCAGCTCAGCGCCGCAGCCGGGGTGCCCGTGACCCTGGCCGGCACCGTTGTGGACCAGACCCCGGCGATCGCCTCCAACGCCGTAAAGAGCGGCTACGACGCGGCCCAGCGCATTGCCGCGCGACTGGCAGCTGCAACCCCGGACACCACGACGATGAGCCTGAACGGAGCAGCATCATGA
- a CDS encoding DedA family protein, with the protein MTGLVALRALALGWAALAAAEAVAADDWAYYFGVFVIVLAQCAGVPLPAVAVLLGAYASARHGDLNLAAVIAVGSLGAMLGSTIGYILGRAGGRPLMLKLAKRFHADEKRIVQMESFFERHGGTALFFGRWVIVVRLWGAIAAGAAKMAWPKFALWTIIGSIAWVASLSVLAYLAGALAHALGDALDIGGWVLVPIVLLGLLIVWRRRKRRKLKSADASGNGAPDAEATSGTE; encoded by the coding sequence ATGACCGGATTAGTTGCTCTCCGCGCCCTGGCGCTCGGCTGGGCGGCCCTCGCCGCCGCGGAGGCGGTGGCTGCGGACGACTGGGCGTATTACTTCGGCGTCTTCGTGATCGTACTGGCCCAATGCGCCGGTGTGCCGCTTCCCGCCGTGGCGGTGCTGCTGGGGGCCTACGCCTCGGCCCGCCACGGCGACTTGAACCTTGCCGCCGTGATCGCCGTCGGCAGCCTCGGTGCCATGCTCGGGAGCACCATCGGCTACATTCTGGGGCGGGCGGGAGGCCGTCCGCTGATGTTGAAGCTCGCGAAACGCTTCCACGCCGACGAAAAACGCATCGTCCAAATGGAGTCGTTCTTCGAACGGCACGGCGGCACGGCCTTGTTCTTTGGCCGCTGGGTCATAGTCGTCCGGCTCTGGGGCGCCATTGCCGCGGGGGCGGCCAAGATGGCGTGGCCGAAGTTCGCGCTGTGGACCATCATCGGGTCCATCGCCTGGGTCGCGAGCCTCAGCGTCCTGGCCTACCTGGCCGGGGCCCTGGCTCACGCCCTTGGCGACGCCCTCGACATCGGCGGCTGGGTGCTGGTCCCCATCGTCCTGCTGGGCCTGCTGATTGTCTGGCGCCGCCGCAAGCGCCGCAAGCTCAAGTCAGCGGACGCTTCCGGGAACGGCGCGCCAGACGCGGAAGCAACGTCCGGCACAGAATAA
- a CDS encoding primary-amine oxidase yields the protein MSTASPFHPLDPLGPEEFRSAAALLASAHGVSAPAWRLTAVELIEPDKAAVAAFESDPAGPVPERVVGVNCFERASNAVYQARLSLTRGAVISFTLMPGVQPNLTVDEWEEADEALRTHPEVIAALAKRGITDMSLVFMDVWTYGAAVIPEQYRDRRIGWSDTWLRASAGANPYAGPVNGLHCIIDVNSMELLEIEDAVAVEPPDIMGEYVPAMIPERIRNASTREELKPLQIVQPEGVSFNLDGNRLRWQNWSMRIGFNYREGMTIHRVSYRDGGRERPIANRLSFAEMAVPYRDPGVDHYRRTAFDVGEWGLGFMTTSLELGCDCLGEVRYLDAVMHNSAGEPYTIKNAICIHEEDAAVLWKHMDHNGSTEVRRMRRLVVSFHVTVANYEYLVYWRFYQDGNIECEVRATGIMVVTRFAEGQDHPCGTLVDDRTYAPFHQHFLVARMDLDIDGPANTVYRSETEMVPMGPDNPYGLALHQTKTPITIEGPDDYNWETQRSWVVANDNSRNGLGTPVSYKLVPSGTFPSFFDPSSPIFQRAEVIGHTVWVTPNHAEERWPAGEFVNQGGGGLGMPEWVRQGRSVENTDVVLWYTFGIHHITRPEEWPVMPVDTVAFWLKPVGFFDRNPSLDVQPTESDHCH from the coding sequence GTGAGCACTGCATCCCCGTTCCATCCGCTGGATCCACTCGGCCCGGAGGAGTTCCGCTCGGCCGCCGCACTGCTGGCCAGTGCCCATGGCGTCTCAGCGCCCGCCTGGCGGTTGACGGCCGTTGAGCTGATCGAACCGGACAAGGCCGCCGTCGCCGCCTTCGAGTCCGATCCCGCGGGGCCGGTTCCGGAGCGCGTTGTGGGGGTGAACTGTTTCGAACGGGCCTCAAACGCCGTCTACCAGGCACGTCTGTCGCTGACCCGCGGCGCGGTCATCTCCTTCACCCTCATGCCGGGCGTGCAGCCGAACCTGACCGTGGACGAGTGGGAGGAAGCCGATGAGGCCCTGCGCACCCATCCGGAGGTGATTGCGGCGTTGGCCAAGCGCGGCATCACGGACATGTCCCTCGTGTTCATGGACGTCTGGACCTACGGAGCCGCGGTGATCCCGGAACAGTACAGGGACCGGCGGATCGGCTGGTCGGACACCTGGCTCCGGGCCAGCGCCGGCGCGAATCCCTATGCCGGCCCGGTCAACGGGCTGCACTGCATCATTGACGTCAATTCGATGGAACTTCTGGAGATCGAGGACGCCGTCGCGGTCGAGCCGCCGGACATCATGGGTGAATACGTGCCCGCGATGATCCCGGAGCGGATCCGAAACGCCAGCACGCGCGAGGAGCTCAAACCCCTGCAGATTGTCCAGCCGGAAGGAGTTTCCTTCAACCTGGACGGCAACCGGCTCAGGTGGCAGAACTGGTCCATGCGGATCGGGTTCAACTACCGCGAAGGCATGACGATCCACCGGGTCAGCTACCGTGACGGCGGCCGTGAGCGGCCGATCGCCAACCGCCTGTCTTTCGCCGAGATGGCTGTCCCCTACCGCGATCCCGGCGTCGATCATTACCGCCGCACCGCGTTCGACGTCGGCGAATGGGGTCTCGGGTTCATGACGACGTCGCTGGAACTGGGTTGCGACTGCCTCGGCGAAGTCCGGTACCTGGATGCCGTGATGCACAATTCGGCGGGCGAGCCGTACACCATCAAGAATGCGATCTGCATTCACGAAGAGGACGCCGCGGTGCTGTGGAAGCACATGGACCACAACGGCAGCACGGAGGTGCGCCGGATGCGCCGGCTGGTGGTGTCCTTCCATGTGACTGTGGCCAACTATGAGTACCTCGTCTACTGGCGTTTCTACCAGGACGGCAACATCGAGTGCGAGGTCCGCGCCACCGGCATCATGGTGGTGACACGGTTTGCGGAGGGCCAGGACCACCCCTGCGGAACACTCGTGGACGACCGGACCTACGCGCCGTTCCACCAGCACTTCCTGGTGGCCCGGATGGACCTGGATATCGACGGCCCCGCCAACACCGTCTACCGCTCGGAAACGGAAATGGTGCCTATGGGCCCGGACAACCCCTACGGACTGGCCCTGCATCAGACGAAGACCCCCATCACCATTGAGGGGCCCGACGACTACAACTGGGAGACCCAGCGGTCCTGGGTGGTGGCCAACGACAACTCCAGGAACGGGCTCGGCACCCCGGTGTCCTACAAGCTCGTGCCCAGCGGGACGTTCCCGTCATTTTTTGATCCGAGCTCCCCGATTTTCCAGCGCGCGGAGGTGATCGGCCATACCGTGTGGGTGACCCCGAACCATGCCGAGGAGCGCTGGCCCGCCGGGGAATTCGTCAATCAGGGCGGGGGCGGGCTGGGCATGCCCGAATGGGTGCGCCAGGGACGCTCAGTGGAGAACACCGACGTCGTCCTCTGGTATACGTTCGGCATCCACCACATCACCCGGCCGGAAGAATGGCCCGTGATGCCGGTCGACACGGTCGCCTTCTGGCTCAAGCCGGTAGGGTTCTTCGACCGGAATCCTTCCCTGGACGTCCAGCCGACGGAATCCGACCACTGCCACTGA
- a CDS encoding nuclear transport factor 2 family protein, whose amino-acid sequence MSEVIQRLLTALNDHDLEAAAALFHDSYESVQPAHPARAFVGRAQMHANWAAMFAGIPDFHAEAVQSVDHGDTVWSEWTWAGTRTDGQPFDMRGVTIFEIRDGLITGGRLYMEELEREDVGIAETVRLLAGRLPDQPADPTG is encoded by the coding sequence ATGAGCGAAGTTATCCAGCGCCTGCTGACGGCGCTCAATGACCACGACCTCGAGGCAGCAGCCGCGCTGTTCCACGACTCCTACGAAAGCGTGCAGCCGGCCCACCCCGCCAGGGCCTTTGTGGGACGGGCACAGATGCACGCGAACTGGGCCGCCATGTTCGCCGGGATTCCGGACTTTCACGCAGAGGCAGTCCAATCGGTGGACCACGGCGACACCGTTTGGAGTGAATGGACCTGGGCCGGCACCCGCACGGACGGGCAGCCCTTCGACATGCGCGGCGTGACGATCTTCGAGATCCGCGACGGACTCATCACGGGCGGCCGGCTGTACATGGAAGAGCTTGAACGTGAGGACGTTGGCATCGCCGAGACCGTCCGGCTGCTGGCGGGCCGGCTCCCGGATCAGCCCGCGGACCCGACCGGCTGA
- a CDS encoding glycoside hydrolase family 16 protein — translation MFTKRRAAALAAAGSLALSGCGAAPALERSDAVTAVSDGVQAAVVRGWGPVLAGDEFNYTGAPDPARWKVYDGPGHSGKGVRSPKAWAVAGGVVTVSGDAKGTTGGMSARFAQQKYGRWEARMRTNARDTQYHPVVMLWPNNNISPTCAEIDYAEGTADTTKIKFNLHHACKGPNFQTRAARTLDTTQWHNYALEWTPAGIKGYLDGMLWFSDTNPAHQPTVGMHQSVQLDWFPNGNPTNPSQMQLDWIRVYK, via the coding sequence ATGTTTACGAAGCGCAGGGCCGCGGCGCTCGCCGCGGCAGGCTCCTTGGCACTTAGCGGGTGCGGTGCGGCCCCCGCCCTCGAACGGTCGGATGCCGTGACGGCGGTATCCGACGGGGTCCAGGCCGCCGTCGTCCGCGGCTGGGGGCCAGTGCTGGCCGGCGATGAGTTCAACTACACCGGGGCGCCCGACCCCGCCAGGTGGAAGGTCTATGACGGTCCGGGGCATTCGGGCAAGGGTGTCCGGAGTCCGAAGGCCTGGGCGGTAGCCGGCGGCGTGGTGACCGTCAGCGGCGATGCCAAGGGCACCACCGGCGGCATGTCAGCCAGGTTTGCCCAGCAAAAGTACGGCCGCTGGGAAGCCAGGATGAGGACCAACGCGCGGGATACGCAATATCACCCGGTCGTGATGCTCTGGCCGAACAACAACATCTCGCCCACCTGCGCCGAAATCGACTACGCGGAAGGCACCGCGGACACCACCAAAATCAAGTTCAACCTGCACCACGCCTGCAAAGGCCCGAACTTCCAGACGCGGGCGGCACGGACCCTGGACACCACCCAGTGGCACAACTATGCCCTGGAGTGGACTCCTGCCGGGATCAAGGGCTACCTCGACGGGATGCTGTGGTTCAGCGACACCAACCCGGCGCACCAGCCCACTGTGGGGATGCACCAGTCGGTGCAGCTCGACTGGTTTCCCAACGGAAACCCCACCAATCCAAGCCAGATGCAGCTCGACTGGATCCGGGTCTACAAGTAG
- a CDS encoding mycothiol transferase, whose protein sequence is MNSNELLLDAFGRIHETVAAALQGADGDTLARRPAGNGNSMAWLIWHLGRVEDAQVASAAGLPQVWTSQGFAGRFNLPLPERDTGYGHSSAQVDAVRAPRDLLLEYYDAVHRQTVGFLETLADEDFDRIVDTRWNPPVTLGVRLVSIIADCLQHVGQAAYAKGLDRAQA, encoded by the coding sequence ATGAATTCCAACGAACTGCTGCTGGACGCATTCGGCCGGATCCATGAGACCGTGGCCGCCGCGCTCCAGGGGGCCGACGGCGACACCCTGGCCCGGCGGCCCGCCGGCAACGGCAACTCCATGGCGTGGCTGATCTGGCACCTGGGCCGGGTCGAGGACGCCCAGGTGGCGTCCGCCGCCGGTTTGCCGCAGGTGTGGACCTCGCAGGGGTTTGCCGGCAGATTCAACCTGCCGCTGCCCGAACGCGACACCGGCTACGGGCACTCGAGCGCCCAGGTCGACGCCGTGCGGGCACCTCGGGACCTGCTGCTTGAGTACTACGACGCCGTCCATCGACAGACCGTCGGGTTCCTGGAAACCCTGGCTGACGAGGACTTTGACCGCATCGTCGATACCCGCTGGAACCCGCCTGTCACGCTCGGGGTGCGGCTGGTGAGCATAATCGCCGATTGCCTCCAGCACGTCGGGCAGGCCGCCTACGCCAAAGGCCTGGACCGCGCGCAGGCTTAG